Proteins encoded within one genomic window of Eurosta solidaginis isolate ZX-2024a chromosome 1, ASM4086904v1, whole genome shotgun sequence:
- the Nup43 gene encoding nucleoporin Nup43 — translation MDTRVNTFFISEKISKIRWLPDKVEASDRFLTGTWDMPSNFVRMWRLQQNQYADDFNEFVPRCSDKQSFNSDITGMEFIGNDFCAVSCADGRISILEVKRAVEEDLLKQKAQSDILHKFDGSGDAAPCTGISKYEKEIATVGEDGRLNIVNANDVHTVYRTIGADSISLTAVKYINPHEVLTANRMGVVRMFDVRAAVDEVAVTAFMTSCEEEKRSNYVSALTSHPTQAHIVLAGSEEGSITVWDLRQPGYPASYLSAHTSAITEISFHPTEPSKLFTAAETGELWLWSTQSKVNVTDMETTAAENINPWLNGERAKSRINVTSLISNLRKSINTFDASGSKVICGSDSEAIYFIDNLY, via the exons ATGGACACAAGAGTAAATACTTTTTTCATTTCGGAGAAAATATCTAAAATACGATGGCTTCCGGATAAGGTGGAAGCAAGCGACAGGTTCTTGACTGGGACATGGGACATGCCTTCCAATTTTGTTCGCATGTGGAGATTGCAGCAAAATCAATACGCCGATGACTTTAATGAATTTGTACCACGATGCAGTGACAAGCAATCCTTTAATAGCGACATTACGGGCATGGAATTCATAGGAAATGATTTTTGTGCAGTTAGCTGTGCTGATG GTCGTATAAGCATACTAGAGGTAAAGCGCGCAGTTGAAGAAGATCTTTTGAAGCAGAAAGCGCAAAGTGACATTTTACACAAATTTGATGGCAGTGGAGATGCAGCCCCATGCACTGGTATTTCAAAGTATGAAAAGGAAATAGCAACCGTTGGCGAAGATGGGCGTTTGAATATCGTCAATGCTAATGATGTGCACACTGTATATCGCACTATCGGTGCGGATAGTATTTCACTTACGGCTGTAAAATATATTAACCCACATGAGGTGCTTACAGCAAATCGTATGGGTGTCGTTCGCATGTTTGATGTACGTGCTGCAGTGGATGAAGTAGCTGTGACTGCTTTTATGACTTCTTGCGAAGAAGAGAAACGTTCCAATTATGTGTCTGCACTCACTTCACATCCCACACAAGCGCATATTGTACTAGCCGGCTCGGAGGAGGGTTCCATAACCGTATGGGATCTACGTCAACCTGGCTATCCAGCATCATATTTAAGTGCGCATACAAGCGCTATAACTGAAATAAGTTTTCATCCTACAGAACCGTCGAAACTTTTCACAGCTGCTGAGACTGGTGAACTTTGGTTATGGTCGACACAATCGAAAGTAAATGTTACAGATATGGAAACAACAGCAGCCGAAAACATTAATCCATGGCTAAATGGCGAACGTGCAAAGAGTCGCATTAATGTCACTTCACTGATATCTAATTTACGGAAATCAATAAATACGTTCGATGCAAGTGGTTCGAAGGTTATTTGTGGTAGCGATAGTGAAGCAATTTATTTTATAGATAATTTGTATTGA